From Paenibacillus sp. GP183, the proteins below share one genomic window:
- a CDS encoding 3'-5' exonuclease: protein MTLESLQLTAKQQECVDYKGEHLLVRGVAGSGKTTVLLKRARKHLEESKGAKIQLFTFNRTLAKYARSLASYIDPHAIKADHFHGWAKPVLQSLNIQIRHVKYPKKVIKDCLEALEKAKPYRLYKESTKFWEEEFSWMKGRQLLTLEDYLKADRKGRGASVRVTMEDRPYIFQAFEKYQQKLKSMKAVDFDDYALLLLQNFDRIPKGAFMDHILIDEAQDLHEAQMKIMRKLSLKSMTIAADKAQKIYKTTFAWKDIGINIRGKGSKFLNNSFRSTKQIIELARSIQQSDPLFDENDEEYLPSVTPDVEGTIPSVFYLKDRLHEDEFVVELIKKSIEEDNEQTIGLLSRFWEDLNRFQEELQKHGIESEIIRDEEGDVLTPGVKLTTFHSAKGLEFDTVILTRLENKILPYISRRQELDDEYLSTERKLFYVSMTRAKHLLYMTCGGREPSPFFDQMNRNLYRLKRLEKL, encoded by the coding sequence TTGACCTTGGAATCTTTGCAACTGACAGCCAAGCAACAAGAGTGTGTCGACTACAAAGGAGAGCATCTCCTTGTGCGAGGCGTAGCAGGCAGCGGGAAAACAACCGTCTTATTAAAAAGGGCAAGAAAACACCTGGAAGAATCCAAAGGTGCAAAAATTCAGTTGTTTACCTTCAATCGCACGCTTGCGAAGTATGCTCGTTCATTAGCATCTTATATTGATCCCCATGCCATAAAAGCAGACCATTTTCACGGTTGGGCTAAACCGGTTCTCCAATCGCTAAATATTCAAATACGGCATGTTAAATATCCAAAGAAAGTAATTAAAGACTGCCTTGAGGCTCTTGAAAAAGCGAAGCCGTACAGACTGTATAAAGAATCGACGAAGTTTTGGGAAGAAGAATTCAGCTGGATGAAAGGGCGCCAGTTGTTAACGCTCGAAGATTATTTAAAGGCTGATCGTAAAGGCCGCGGCGCGTCCGTGCGGGTAACGATGGAAGACCGCCCTTATATCTTTCAAGCATTCGAAAAATATCAGCAAAAATTGAAGTCGATGAAAGCCGTTGATTTTGATGATTATGCACTGCTGTTGCTGCAAAACTTTGATCGGATCCCAAAAGGCGCCTTTATGGATCACATCCTCATTGATGAAGCGCAAGATTTACATGAGGCACAAATGAAAATTATGCGCAAACTATCCCTCAAAAGCATGACAATCGCAGCAGATAAAGCGCAAAAAATATATAAGACGACGTTTGCTTGGAAAGACATTGGCATTAATATCAGGGGCAAAGGAAGCAAGTTCCTCAACAACTCCTTCCGTTCGACCAAACAAATCATTGAATTGGCACGAAGTATTCAACAGTCGGATCCGCTTTTTGATGAAAATGATGAAGAGTATCTTCCTTCAGTTACGCCAGACGTCGAGGGAACCATTCCGTCCGTATTTTATTTAAAAGACCGTCTTCATGAAGATGAATTTGTCGTTGAGTTAATAAAGAAGAGTATTGAAGAAGATAATGAACAAACCATCGGTTTGCTGTCGCGTTTTTGGGAAGATTTGAACCGTTTTCAAGAGGAACTGCAAAAGCATGGCATCGAAAGTGAAATCATTAGAGATGAAGAGGGAGATGTACTTACGCCGGGCGTAAAACTAACTACGTTTCATTCTGCAAAAGGTCTTGAGTTTGATACAGTCATCCTAACGAGATTAGAAAACAAAATTCTTCCCTATATAAGCAGACGTCAAGAACTGGATGATGAATACCTCTCCACCGAAAGGAAGCTTTTCTATGTGTCGATGACACGAGCGAAACATCTTTTATATATGACTTGCGGCGGTCGGGAACCGTCTCCTTTCTTTGATCAAATGAATC